The following are from one region of the Pocillopora verrucosa isolate sample1 chromosome 3, ASM3666991v2, whole genome shotgun sequence genome:
- the LOC131799297 gene encoding palmitoyltransferase ZDHHC11, whose amino-acid sequence MIPVHGADGTATSSRASSTVTMNQKERINGWSCPWHPLQFVAWFFIFFFSVCYFGVFVFYLPEEWKAAGFIIPGGFGVVHIIFHLMALTLDPADPNIRGDTQKGKAIFDRSQHAHVIENCHCYICQADVGPKSKHCSVCNKCVSDFDHHCKWLNNCVGGQNYRLFIGCVSSAFVLALTVFTITFYVFVMYFVDKEGIKSLTGGQFKVFVEVSSDEVFVAFLGVILGLLLLTIALLGHLLGFHIYLMCHRISTYEFIINSRDSQAGVTDVEAGAKSPSNRKLFKNKVKPEEDRRENAEPPRIEISDHGRSEVSEDSLPVETTVKFISEVSSKAAAKHHRSSVDHKQSQDQELVSKQPSVIKDYSPLGMTEPSGSEESLKEITSTTPRVAIHQPAIANMASKLEQPAEIVVDQYGTDTASARPGPSGMTLADDDEGEELVPSPRKRKKRKVREGVNSQTSNNEECELVGVVTKDIKPEDVAKGQDTVDAPIPKKKKKKKTKSASPESLPPVVNRRPLPQLQLED is encoded by the exons ATGATTCCTGTTCACGGAGCGGACGGTACGGCAACTTCGTCGAGGGCTTCGTCGACTGTGACGATGAACCAGAAGGAAAGAATAAATGGCTGGTCTTGCCCATGGCATCCTCTTCAATTCGTCGCgtggtttttcattttctttttctcagtttgttATTTTGGTGTCTTCGTGTTTTACCTCCCTGAAGAATGGAAGGCAGCTGGATTCATT ATTCCAGGTGGTTTTGGTGTTGTTCacatcatttttcatttgatggCACTGACCTTAGACCCAGCTGATCCAAACATCAGAGGTGATACACAAAAGGGCAAAGCAATCTTCGATAGGAGCCAGCATGCACATGTTATTGAAAACTGCCACTGTTATATCTGCCAAGCTGATGT TGGACCCAAAAGCAAACATTGCTCTGTGTGCAACAAATGTGTATCTGATTTTGACCATCATTGCAAATGGCTGAATAACTGTGTAGGAGGACAGAATTATAG ATTGTTTATTGGCTGTGTTTCTAGTGCCTTTGTTCTGGCATTAACAGTATTCACGATTACTTTTTACGTCTTTGTAATGTACTTTGTGGACAAAGAAGGCATTAAGTCATTAACAG GAGGACAGTTCAAAGTATTTGTTGAAGTCTCTTCTGATGAAGTATTTGTTGCATTCCTTGGTGTTATATTGGGTCTACTGTTGCTTACCATAGCTCTTCTTGGACACCTGCTAggatttcatatttatttaa TGTGTCATAGAATATCCACATACGAGTTCATTATTAATTCAAGAGATAGCCAAGCTGGTGTCACTGATGTTGAAGCAGGCGCAAAGTCACCatcaaatagaaaattatttaag AATAAAGTGAAACCTGAAGAAGACAGGAGGGAGAATGCAGAACCTCCAAG GATTGAAATAAGTGATCATGGCAGGTCCGAGGTATCAGAGGATTCTCTCCCTGTTGAGACAACTGTCAAGTTCATAAGTGAAGTCAGTTCTAAG GCCGCTGCTAAACATCACAGATCCAGTGTTGACCATAAACAATCACAAGACCAGGAATTAGTGTCTAAACAACCCTCAGTAATCAAAGATTATTCGCCACTGGGCATGACGGAGCCTTCAGGTTCAGAGGAATCCTTGAAGGAAATCACATCCACTACCCCACGGGTTGCAATTCATCAGCCGGCAATCGCAAACATGGCCTCTAAGCTAGAGCAACCTGCGGAAATTGTTGTCGACCAATACGGTACTGACACAGCATCAGCCCGACCGGGGCCTAGTGGGATGACTTTAGCCGATGATGATGAAGGCGAGGAACTGGTACCAAGTCCCAGGAAGAGGAAAAAACGGAAAGTTCGTGAAGGAGTGAATTCACAGACAAGTAATAATGAGGAATGTGAACTTGTTGGGGTTGTCACGAAAGATATTAAACCGGAAGATGTAGCGAAAGGACAAGACACTGTAGATGCTCCAATTccgaagaagaagaaaaagaaaaagacgaaaAGCGCTTCACCAGAAAGCTTACCTCCTGTTGTAAATCGCCGGCCACTTCCACAGTTACAATTGGAAGACTGA
- the LOC131771022 gene encoding docking protein 2, whose amino-acid sequence MKVTMASYVEDLVKCGFLEMKLPRKQRKLTHKIWKRKWFVLRRKSPRGQPRLEYYLTEKACSEGRHRTSISLEDLTSVSHAHSRTHNHSFLLVGMEIKLFLSADTEKESLEWIQLIKELVLPEPKLYPSVQAGDIYGLYEVNVIPTEDSDRLELTGNYLMTVRKEYLCLHSAKTGERVLEWELDHLPRFRLQRLSHLQDLDKVLTFQAGRGCKTGEGHFQFLTQRGREILDCVKLQTQKLANMRQPLPHERHRRPSIDSVPCTRSSENETVDSLTSNSFS is encoded by the exons ATGAAAGTGACCATGGCAAGTTACGTCGAGGATTTGGTAAAGTGCGGGTTTCTTGAAATGAAGCTTCCGCGGAAACAGAGAAAGCTCACACACAAG atttggaaaagaaaatggtTTGTTCTGCGAAGGAAATCTCCGCGGGGACAACCTCGTTTAGAGTATTATCTAACAGAGAAAGCATGCTCTGAGGGTAGACATCGTACAAGTATTTCACTGGAAGATTTAACATCTGTCTCGCATGCTCATTCAAGGACACATAATCACAGTTTTTTACTCGTGGGTATGGAAATCAAACTTTTTCTGAGTGCGGATACTGAAAAAGAGTCACTTGAGTGGATTCAGCTTATTAAAGAACTTGTACTCCCAGAACCAAAGCTGTATCCCTCTGTTCAAGCTGGTGACATTTATG GGCTTTATGAGGTAAATGTAATTCCTACAGAGGATTCTGATAGACTTGAACTTACAGGAAACTATCTTATGACAGTTCGTAAGGAATACTTATGCCTTCATAGCGCAAAAACAGGAGAAAGAGTTTTAGAATGGGAACTAGATCATCTTCCACGATTTCGACTGCAAAGACTGTCACATCTTCAAGATTTAGACAAAGTTTTAACATTTCAAGCGGGAAG GGGCTGTAAAACAGGCGAGGGACATTTTCAATTCCTGACCCAACGAGGGCGAGAAATTTTGGACTGTGTGAAACTGCAAACTCAAAAGCTTGCCAACATGCGGCAACCTCTTCCCCACGAAAGACACAGAAGACCTTCAATAGACTCTGTTCCCTGCACAAGATCGTCTGAAAATGAGACTGTGGATAGTCTGACGAGCAACTCATTTTCTTGA
- the LOC131771008 gene encoding macro domain-containing protein LA_4133 isoform X1: MLFSSAHWYLLRAVNRGNGSYLARCLTGGSVHATVIFNVPDKNVTKKIEVVQNDLTKENVDAIVNAANSWLKHGGGVAGAIVKNGGDQIQNESDEYVAKYGPIKTGGIAVTRPGSLPCSILIHAVGPVWMGGQKDEDSSLHSAMYNSLSECHSRLLSSVAVPAISSGIFGFPKARCAKILFSAVLEFFRAEPKSSVNLVRLTNFDKPTVEIFKDAAADLNEEPDIRVELGQAS, translated from the exons ATGTTGTTCTCTAGTGCACATTGGTATCTTCTCAGAGCTGTAAATAGAGGCAACGGCAGCTATTTGGCCAGATGTCTAACAGGG GGCAGTGTCCATGCAACAGTGATATTCAATGTACCTGACAAAAACGTAACCAAAAAGATTGAAG TTGTACAGAATGACTTGACAAAGGAAAACGTGGATGCAATTGTGAATGCTGCAAACTCCTGGTTGAAACATGGTGGAGGA GTAGCTGGAGCAATTGTTAAAAATGGTGGAGATCAAATTCAAAACGAAAGTGATGAATATGTAGCTAAATATGGTCCCATAAAGACCGGAGGGATTGCTGTTACCAGACCTGGAAGTCTTCCATGTAGTATTTTAATCCATGCAGTAG gTCCGGTTTGGATGGGAGGGCAAAAAGATGAAGACAGCAGTCTTCACTCAGCCATGTACAACTCTTTGTCCGAGTGTCATTCAAGGCTTCTGAGCAGTGTTGCTGTCCCCGCCATTAGTAGCGGTATTTTTGGATTTCCTAAGGCAAGATGCGCGAAGATTCTGTTCTCGGCTGTGTTGGAATTCTTCCGCGCTGAGCCCAAGAGCTCTGTTAATCTCGTGCGTCTTACAAACTTTGATAAACCAACTGTAGAAATTTTTAAGGACGCTGCAGCTGATTTAAACGAAGAACCCGATATAAGAGTGGAGCTAGGCCAAGCGTCGTGA
- the LOC131771008 gene encoding uncharacterized protein TM_0508 isoform X2: MSNRVVQNDLTKENVDAIVNAANSWLKHGGGVAGAIVKNGGDQIQNESDEYVAKYGPIKTGGIAVTRPGSLPCSILIHAVGPVWMGGQKDEDSSLHSAMYNSLSECHSRLLSSVAVPAISSGIFGFPKARCAKILFSAVLEFFRAEPKSSVNLVRLTNFDKPTVEIFKDAAADLNEEPDIRVELGQAS, from the exons ATGTCTAACAGGG TTGTACAGAATGACTTGACAAAGGAAAACGTGGATGCAATTGTGAATGCTGCAAACTCCTGGTTGAAACATGGTGGAGGA GTAGCTGGAGCAATTGTTAAAAATGGTGGAGATCAAATTCAAAACGAAAGTGATGAATATGTAGCTAAATATGGTCCCATAAAGACCGGAGGGATTGCTGTTACCAGACCTGGAAGTCTTCCATGTAGTATTTTAATCCATGCAGTAG gTCCGGTTTGGATGGGAGGGCAAAAAGATGAAGACAGCAGTCTTCACTCAGCCATGTACAACTCTTTGTCCGAGTGTCATTCAAGGCTTCTGAGCAGTGTTGCTGTCCCCGCCATTAGTAGCGGTATTTTTGGATTTCCTAAGGCAAGATGCGCGAAGATTCTGTTCTCGGCTGTGTTGGAATTCTTCCGCGCTGAGCCCAAGAGCTCTGTTAATCTCGTGCGTCTTACAAACTTTGATAAACCAACTGTAGAAATTTTTAAGGACGCTGCAGCTGATTTAAACGAAGAACCCGATATAAGAGTGGAGCTAGGCCAAGCGTCGTGA